A region of Nocardioides sp. JS614 DNA encodes the following proteins:
- a CDS encoding molybdopterin-dependent oxidoreductase: MTTNGAPVNPPVNLPGARRHEGLRNFPPVEDWDHHVEYDAKAHPRKVPHTYSLIPTICFNCESSCGLLAYVDHEDLSIKKFEGNPAHPGSRGRNCAKGPATINQVHDPERILHPLRRVGERGSGQFEQVSWEEALTDIATRIRGAIVEDRRDEVMYHVGRPGEDGFVERVLQAWGVDGHNSHTNVCSSGGRSGYTHWMGYDRPSPDYANAKTILLLSSHLETGHYFNPHAQRIMEAKQNGAKIAVLDLRLSNTASHADLWIAPWPGSEGAIFLAVASYLLRTGSIDREFIRRWVNWDVYLERLHPGTPKDFDAFLARLTEDYARYTFEYAAEVAHVEVEQLEALARMVADGGTRLATHTWRSAAAGNLGGWQITRSLFFLNVLTGSVGTAGGTHPNGWDKIIAHHPLMPEANEAWSELLWPIEYPLTTNEMSTLLPHLLQEGRGRLEVYFSRVYNPLWVNPDGFTWIDVLKDESKIGLHVALTPTWSESAAFADYVLPMGHASERHDTMSFETHTSKWLAFRQPVTRVAMERRGIPYRDSRDTNPGEVWEENEFWFELSWQIDPDGSLGIRRYFESPDRPGERMTQDEYYETVFSTNVPGLPEAARAQGLSPLQYMRRYGVFEVARDLYRLDERPLSAAELEGAVPDENGVLRKPVTLESQPPLVGEAGAVGLVHEDGTRTAGWLSPSRKLELYSTTLADWGWPEHATPGYIESHVAATRIDRADQEFVLMPNFRLPTLVHTRSGNAKYLNEIANTHPLWFNTADAAALDVGTGDLVRVTTEIGHFVVRAWATEAIRPGVVGLSHHMGRWMQDGHPGSRWVMGKVDLQRSDEGVWKLRYVDTVKPFTSEDPDSERIYWDDPGVHQNLAFPVQPDPVSGMHCWHQKVRIEKAHEGDRYGDVEVDVNKSREAYRRWLAIARPGPGPDGQRRPEFLMRHVTPKRKAYRFAAAGATR, translated from the coding sequence ATGACCACGAACGGAGCACCTGTGAACCCGCCCGTGAACCTGCCCGGCGCCCGCCGCCACGAGGGACTGCGCAACTTCCCGCCGGTCGAGGACTGGGACCACCACGTCGAGTACGACGCCAAGGCCCATCCGCGCAAGGTCCCGCACACCTACTCCCTGATCCCGACGATCTGCTTCAACTGCGAGTCGTCGTGCGGGCTGCTGGCCTACGTCGACCACGAGGACCTCTCGATCAAGAAGTTCGAGGGCAACCCGGCCCACCCGGGGTCCCGCGGCCGCAACTGCGCCAAGGGCCCGGCCACGATCAACCAGGTCCACGACCCGGAGCGGATCCTGCACCCGCTGCGCCGGGTCGGGGAGCGCGGCTCGGGGCAGTTCGAGCAGGTGAGCTGGGAGGAGGCGCTGACCGACATCGCGACCCGGATCCGGGGCGCGATCGTCGAGGACCGGCGCGACGAGGTGATGTACCACGTGGGTCGTCCGGGTGAGGACGGCTTCGTCGAGCGGGTGCTCCAGGCCTGGGGCGTCGACGGGCACAACAGCCACACCAACGTGTGCTCGTCGGGCGGGCGCAGCGGCTACACCCACTGGATGGGCTACGACCGGCCGTCGCCGGACTACGCCAACGCCAAGACGATCCTGCTGCTGTCCTCGCACCTGGAGACCGGCCACTACTTCAACCCGCACGCCCAGCGGATCATGGAGGCCAAGCAGAACGGCGCCAAGATCGCGGTGCTGGACCTGCGGCTCTCGAACACCGCCTCGCACGCCGACCTGTGGATCGCGCCGTGGCCGGGCAGCGAGGGAGCGATCTTCCTGGCCGTGGCCTCCTACCTGCTGCGCACCGGGAGCATCGACCGTGAGTTCATCCGGCGCTGGGTGAACTGGGACGTGTACCTCGAGCGGCTGCATCCCGGGACACCGAAGGACTTCGACGCGTTCCTGGCCCGGCTCACCGAGGACTACGCGCGCTACACCTTCGAGTACGCCGCGGAGGTGGCCCACGTCGAGGTCGAGCAGCTCGAGGCCCTGGCCCGGATGGTGGCCGATGGCGGCACCCGGCTCGCCACCCACACGTGGCGCTCGGCCGCGGCCGGCAACCTCGGCGGCTGGCAGATCACCAGGTCGCTGTTCTTCCTCAACGTGCTGACCGGCAGCGTCGGCACCGCGGGTGGCACCCACCCCAACGGCTGGGACAAGATCATCGCCCACCATCCGCTGATGCCCGAGGCGAACGAGGCCTGGAGCGAGCTGCTGTGGCCGATCGAGTACCCGTTGACGACGAACGAGATGTCGACGCTGCTGCCGCACCTGCTCCAGGAGGGCCGCGGGAGGCTGGAGGTCTACTTCAGCCGGGTCTACAACCCGCTGTGGGTCAACCCCGACGGGTTCACCTGGATCGACGTGCTCAAGGACGAATCGAAGATCGGCCTGCACGTCGCGCTCACCCCGACCTGGAGCGAGTCCGCGGCCTTCGCCGACTACGTGCTGCCCATGGGCCACGCGTCGGAACGCCACGACACGATGTCCTTCGAGACGCACACCTCCAAGTGGCTGGCCTTCCGCCAGCCGGTGACCCGGGTGGCGATGGAGCGGCGCGGCATCCCCTACCGCGACAGCCGCGACACCAACCCCGGTGAGGTCTGGGAGGAGAACGAGTTCTGGTTCGAGCTGTCCTGGCAGATCGACCCCGACGGCTCGCTGGGCATCCGCCGCTACTTCGAGTCCCCGGACCGCCCCGGGGAGCGGATGACCCAGGACGAGTACTACGAGACGGTCTTCTCCACCAACGTCCCAGGCCTGCCGGAGGCCGCGCGGGCACAGGGCCTGTCACCGTTGCAGTACATGCGCAGGTACGGCGTGTTCGAGGTGGCGCGCGACCTGTACCGGCTCGACGAGCGACCGCTCAGCGCGGCCGAGCTCGAAGGCGCGGTCCCCGACGAGAACGGCGTCCTGCGCAAGCCGGTCACCCTGGAGAGCCAGCCGCCGCTGGTCGGCGAGGCCGGCGCGGTCGGCCTCGTGCACGAGGACGGCACCAGGACGGCGGGCTGGCTGTCGCCGTCGCGCAAGCTCGAGCTGTACTCCACGACCCTCGCGGACTGGGGCTGGCCGGAGCATGCCACCCCGGGCTACATCGAGTCCCACGTCGCCGCCACCCGGATCGACCGTGCCGACCAGGAGTTCGTGCTGATGCCGAACTTCCGGCTCCCCACCCTGGTGCACACCCGGTCCGGCAACGCCAAGTACCTCAACGAGATCGCCAACACGCACCCGCTGTGGTTCAACACCGCGGACGCTGCCGCGCTGGACGTCGGCACCGGCGACCTGGTCCGGGTCACCACGGAGATCGGCCACTTCGTGGTCCGGGCCTGGGCGACCGAGGCGATCCGGCCGGGCGTCGTGGGCCTCTCCCACCACATGGGCCGCTGGATGCAGGACGGCCATCCCGGGAGCCGCTGGGTGATGGGCAAGGTGGACCTGCAGCGCAGCGACGAGGGGGTCTGGAAGCTGCGGTACGTCGACACCGTCAAGCCCTTCACCAGCGAGGATCCGGACTCCGAGCGGATCTACTGGGACGACCCCGGCGTGCACCAGAACCTGGCGTTCCCGGTGCAGCCGGACCCGGTCTCGGGCATGCACTGCTGGCACCAGAAGGTGCGCATCGAGAAGGCGCACGAGGGTGACCGGTACGGCGACGTGGAGGTCGACGTGAACAAGTCGCGCGAGGCCTACCGGCGCTGGCTGGCCATCGCGCGACCGGGTCCCGGGCCGGACGGGCAGCGCCGCCCCGAGTTCTTGATGCGGCACGTGACCCCCAAACGCAAGGCCTACCGGTTCGCGGCGGCCGGAGCGACGCGATGA
- a CDS encoding Mrp/NBP35 family ATP-binding protein, with product MRLLGRDRTAADVDLAAVHAALGTVMDPELQLPLPDAGMVGEVSADRSGTVTVEVRLTTPTCPLRETLSRDVTAAVGALVGVARVEVRFGAMSDRERLDLASRLRGGREAGHPFGSRSTTQVYAVASGKGGVGKSTVTANLAVALARQGKRVGVLDADVWGYSMPHLFGVRRAPVALKGLMLPVEAHGVALMSVGFFVDDQEPVVWRGPMLHKAIEQFLGDVHWGELDVLLVDLPPGTGDVTISLLELVPDAQLVAVTTPQPAARTVAERVGRMALDARMPIAGVVENMSALVCGSCHESTPLFGSGGGRQLADTIGAPLLAQVPLDLAVREGGDAGTPVVLSAPASSAAQELSRMAAGLPVVRRSIVGRPLPLSVV from the coding sequence ATGAGGCTGCTGGGCCGTGACCGCACGGCCGCGGACGTCGACCTCGCGGCCGTGCACGCCGCCCTGGGCACCGTCATGGACCCGGAGCTGCAGCTGCCGCTGCCCGACGCCGGGATGGTCGGCGAGGTCTCGGCCGACCGTTCCGGCACGGTCACCGTCGAGGTGCGGCTGACCACGCCGACCTGCCCGTTGCGCGAGACGCTGAGCCGCGACGTCACCGCCGCGGTGGGGGCCCTCGTCGGGGTGGCGCGGGTCGAGGTGAGGTTCGGTGCGATGTCGGACCGCGAGCGCCTGGACCTGGCCTCTCGGCTGCGGGGCGGCCGCGAGGCGGGCCATCCCTTCGGCTCCCGCTCGACCACCCAGGTCTACGCCGTGGCGAGCGGCAAGGGCGGGGTGGGGAAGTCCACGGTGACCGCCAACCTGGCGGTGGCGCTGGCCCGGCAGGGCAAGCGGGTCGGGGTCCTCGACGCCGACGTGTGGGGCTACTCCATGCCGCACCTGTTCGGCGTACGCCGCGCGCCGGTCGCGCTGAAGGGCCTGATGCTCCCGGTCGAGGCGCACGGTGTCGCGCTCATGTCGGTCGGCTTCTTCGTCGACGACCAGGAGCCGGTCGTGTGGCGCGGGCCGATGCTCCACAAGGCGATCGAGCAGTTCCTCGGCGACGTCCACTGGGGCGAGCTCGACGTCCTGCTCGTCGACCTGCCGCCCGGCACCGGGGACGTCACGATCTCGCTGCTCGAGCTGGTCCCGGACGCCCAGCTGGTCGCGGTGACGACCCCGCAGCCGGCCGCGCGGACCGTGGCGGAGCGGGTCGGCCGGATGGCGCTGGACGCCCGGATGCCGATCGCCGGGGTGGTGGAGAACATGTCCGCCCTCGTGTGCGGCTCGTGCCACGAGAGCACGCCGCTCTTCGGGTCCGGCGGTGGCCGGCAGCTCGCGGACACGATCGGGGCCCCCCTGCTCGCTCAGGTCCCGCTCGACCTGGCCGTCCGCGAGGGCGGCGACGCGGGGACGCCCGTGGTCCTGTCGGCACCCGCCTCGTCCGCGGCCCAGGAGCTGTCTCGGATGGCCGCCGGCCTGCCCGTCGTCCGGCGCAGCATCGTGGGACGACCGCTGCCCCTCAGCGTCGTCTGA
- a CDS encoding SulP family inorganic anion transporter: MRPRIVPSARGDVVAGVTVALVLVPQALAYATIAGLDPVYGLYAAVAAPIAGALVGSSPYLQTGPVAVTSLLTFGALEPLARPETLRFAALAAVLAVLVGMVRVLLGLLGGGPIAYLMSQPVVVSFTTAAALLIIGTQVPALLGMQGDSANPLVGAVRALADPAAWSWTDLVVGLVAMTLMLGSRRVWSLFPGALLAVVLAVVWSRATGYDGRTVGAVDLSYSTPQGVSATDLATLLVPALVIAIVGFAEPASIARRYAAADRQPWNPNLEFVGQGLANLASGAAGGFPVGGSFSRTSLNRLSGARTRWSGGITGLVVLAILPFVSVLSALPLAVLAGLVIGAVASLVDVRTPLLYWRWSKPQFSVGVLTAVATMALAPRVERGVLVGVAAALAVHLWREMGVHLPAFVEDATLHLRPTGVLYFGSAPALERSISRLIAEHPSVDRVVLHLDRIGRLDLTGALMLRDILADAESAGRTFEIRGARAHAAGLLVRLLGPEARICGDDVA, from the coding sequence ATGCGCCCACGGATCGTGCCATCGGCGCGGGGTGACGTCGTCGCCGGTGTGACCGTCGCGCTGGTGCTGGTCCCGCAGGCGCTCGCCTATGCGACGATCGCCGGACTCGATCCCGTCTACGGCCTGTACGCCGCCGTGGCCGCGCCCATCGCCGGGGCGCTGGTCGGGTCCTCCCCGTACCTGCAGACCGGCCCGGTCGCGGTGACCAGCCTGCTGACGTTCGGCGCACTGGAGCCCCTCGCGCGACCGGAGACGCTGCGCTTCGCCGCGCTCGCGGCCGTGCTCGCCGTCCTGGTCGGCATGGTGCGGGTCCTGCTCGGCCTCCTCGGCGGCGGCCCGATCGCCTACCTGATGTCCCAGCCCGTCGTGGTCAGCTTCACGACCGCGGCGGCGCTCCTGATCATCGGGACCCAGGTGCCGGCCCTCCTCGGGATGCAGGGCGACTCGGCCAACCCCTTGGTGGGCGCCGTCCGGGCGCTGGCCGACCCCGCAGCGTGGAGCTGGACCGACCTGGTCGTCGGACTGGTCGCGATGACGCTGATGCTCGGCAGCCGGCGCGTCTGGTCGCTGTTCCCCGGCGCCCTGCTGGCCGTCGTCCTCGCCGTGGTCTGGAGCCGGGCGACGGGCTACGACGGGCGCACGGTCGGCGCGGTGGACCTCTCGTACAGCACTCCCCAGGGCGTGTCGGCCACCGATCTCGCGACCCTCCTGGTGCCCGCCCTCGTCATCGCGATCGTCGGCTTCGCCGAGCCGGCCTCCATCGCTCGTCGCTACGCCGCCGCGGACCGGCAGCCGTGGAACCCGAACCTTGAGTTCGTCGGGCAGGGGCTGGCCAACCTCGCGTCCGGCGCGGCCGGCGGGTTCCCCGTCGGCGGCTCGTTCTCGCGCACCAGCCTGAACCGGCTCAGCGGGGCTCGGACCCGGTGGAGCGGCGGCATCACCGGGCTGGTGGTCCTGGCCATCCTCCCGTTCGTGTCCGTGCTGTCCGCGCTGCCGCTCGCCGTCCTGGCCGGCCTGGTGATCGGGGCGGTCGCCTCCCTGGTCGACGTGCGGACGCCGCTGCTCTACTGGCGCTGGTCGAAGCCGCAGTTCTCCGTGGGGGTGCTCACCGCGGTCGCCACGATGGCCCTGGCGCCCCGGGTCGAGCGGGGTGTCCTGGTCGGTGTCGCGGCCGCGCTGGCGGTGCACCTGTGGCGCGAGATGGGGGTGCACCTGCCCGCCTTCGTGGAGGACGCGACCCTGCACCTGCGGCCGACCGGCGTGCTCTACTTCGGCTCGGCTCCGGCTCTCGAGAGGAGCATCTCGAGGCTGATCGCGGAGCACCCCTCCGTCGACCGGGTGGTGCTGCACCTGGACCGGATCGGCCGGCTCGACCTCACCGGCGCGCTGATGCTGCGCGACATCCTCGCCGACGCGGAGAGCGCCGGGCGCACGTTCGAGATCCGGGGTGCTCGCGCACACGCCGCGGGACTGCTGGTGCGGTTGCTGGGGCCGGAAGCACGCATCTGCGGTGACGACGTGGCCTGA
- a CDS encoding MBL fold metallo-hydrolase — translation MAQVEVLETTELGDRSYVVHDGTTAVVVDPQRDIDRVEGLLVARGLALGAVAETHLHNDYVSGGAALARRAGVDHLVCADDDVAFRRRAVRSGDELRYGGLTVRALHTPGHTFHHLSYVAFGEDDDPPAVFTGGSLLYGSVGRTDLLGPEHAEELTREQFRSARRLSGAFDDDARIFPTHGFGSFCSAGSTTGADRSTMGEEREQNDALTAAGEDGFVEELLANLTPYPDYYTHMGERNAVGPERPDLAPAVPVDPERLRASIRAGEWVVDLRSRRAYAAGHVSGTVGIELESDQFSTYLGWLMPWDTPVTLIGSSSDQVARAQRQMVRIGIERPGGAAVGRIEDLADGRRPESYPRAEFGDLAGAHHATVLDVRQDDERQQSAIPGSLHVPIHRVPDRTGELPRDAKLWVHCASGFRASIAASLLARDGHDVVLIDDEYTNAVRLGLAEQR, via the coding sequence ATGGCCCAGGTGGAGGTGCTCGAGACCACCGAGCTCGGCGACCGGAGCTACGTCGTCCACGACGGCACCACGGCGGTCGTCGTGGACCCGCAGCGCGACATCGACCGGGTGGAGGGGCTCCTCGTGGCTCGCGGTCTCGCGCTCGGCGCGGTGGCGGAGACCCACCTCCACAACGACTACGTGAGCGGTGGCGCCGCGCTGGCGCGTCGTGCGGGTGTCGACCACCTCGTCTGTGCCGATGACGACGTCGCCTTTCGCCGGCGCGCCGTTCGGAGTGGCGACGAGCTCCGGTACGGCGGCCTCACGGTGCGCGCGCTGCACACGCCCGGGCACACCTTCCACCACCTCAGCTACGTCGCCTTCGGCGAGGACGACGACCCGCCCGCGGTGTTCACCGGCGGGTCCCTCCTCTACGGAAGCGTCGGCCGGACCGACCTGCTCGGCCCGGAGCATGCCGAGGAGCTGACCCGCGAGCAGTTCCGGTCCGCTCGTCGGCTCTCCGGGGCGTTCGATGACGACGCTCGGATCTTCCCCACCCACGGCTTCGGGAGCTTCTGCTCGGCCGGATCGACCACCGGCGCGGACCGTTCGACGATGGGGGAGGAGCGCGAGCAGAACGATGCGCTCACCGCGGCCGGCGAGGACGGGTTCGTCGAGGAGCTGCTGGCGAACCTCACGCCCTATCCCGACTACTACACGCACATGGGCGAGCGGAACGCCGTGGGCCCGGAGCGGCCCGACCTCGCGCCTGCGGTGCCGGTCGACCCGGAGCGGTTGCGCGCCTCGATCCGCGCCGGCGAGTGGGTGGTCGACCTGCGCAGTCGCCGGGCGTACGCGGCCGGTCATGTCAGTGGCACCGTCGGCATCGAGCTCGAGTCGGACCAGTTCTCGACGTACCTCGGCTGGTTGATGCCCTGGGACACGCCCGTGACGCTCATCGGCAGCAGTTCGGACCAGGTGGCGCGGGCCCAGCGCCAGATGGTCCGGATCGGGATCGAGCGCCCTGGGGGCGCGGCGGTCGGCCGGATCGAGGACCTGGCCGACGGTCGGCGACCCGAGTCCTACCCCCGGGCGGAGTTCGGCGACCTGGCCGGCGCACACCACGCGACCGTGCTCGACGTGCGCCAGGACGACGAGCGGCAGCAGTCCGCGATCCCCGGGTCGCTGCACGTGCCGATCCACCGCGTGCCGGACCGGACAGGTGAGCTGCCCCGCGACGCGAAGCTGTGGGTGCACTGCGCGTCGGGGTTCCGGGCCTCGATTGCCGCCAGCCTGCTGGCCCGGGACGGCCACGACGTGGTGCTGATCGACGACGAGTACACGAACGCGGTGCGGCTCGGTCTCGCCGAGCAGCGCTGA
- a CDS encoding HAMP domain-containing sensor histidine kinase, with protein MNVRLPWRLFASYALVAVLGATVSYLTVRLLAPRLFDRRMGMMGEGPTMMGRGPDVHLAFVSAVNTALVVGVLASVVVAAVLAVLATRRLLQPLDTVRDATRQIAAGHYDVKVPAPSEPELAELASDVNALANALAATESRRTRLLGEVAHEMRTPLTSLDGYVEGMIDGVFAADQATLASLSVELRRLHRLADDLSDLSRTEERRLDLSLRDEDLAEIARKAAARLAPQFQDAHVTLEVAAAPAVPVHVDPDRITQVLTNLLGNALLATPAGGTVTVRTRRSTMAEVEVADTGVGLAGDDVERVFERFYRAPGQLRRSAGSGIGLTIARGIARAHGGDVTAASAGLGTGATFTLSLPCRD; from the coding sequence GTGAACGTGCGACTGCCCTGGCGGCTGTTCGCCTCCTACGCGCTGGTCGCGGTCCTCGGCGCCACCGTGTCCTACCTGACCGTCCGGCTGCTGGCCCCACGCCTGTTCGACCGTCGGATGGGCATGATGGGCGAGGGGCCGACCATGATGGGCCGCGGACCGGACGTGCACCTCGCGTTCGTCTCGGCGGTGAACACGGCGCTCGTGGTCGGCGTGCTCGCCAGCGTCGTCGTGGCCGCGGTTCTCGCCGTACTCGCGACGCGGCGGCTGCTCCAGCCGCTGGACACGGTGCGCGACGCGACCCGGCAGATCGCGGCCGGGCACTACGACGTGAAGGTCCCGGCGCCGTCCGAGCCGGAGCTTGCCGAGCTGGCCTCCGACGTCAACGCTCTGGCGAACGCCCTCGCGGCCACCGAGAGCCGACGGACCAGGCTGCTCGGCGAGGTCGCGCACGAGATGCGTACGCCGCTCACCTCGCTCGACGGCTACGTCGAAGGGATGATCGACGGCGTGTTCGCCGCCGACCAGGCGACCCTCGCCTCGCTCAGCGTCGAGCTTCGGCGGCTGCATCGCCTCGCCGACGACCTGTCCGACCTGTCCCGCACGGAGGAGCGCCGGCTCGACCTCTCGCTCCGCGACGAGGACCTCGCCGAGATCGCCCGGAAGGCAGCGGCGCGGCTCGCGCCGCAGTTCCAGGACGCCCACGTCACGCTGGAGGTCGCCGCTGCACCGGCGGTGCCCGTGCACGTCGACCCGGACCGGATCACCCAGGTGCTGACCAACCTGCTCGGCAACGCGTTGCTGGCCACCCCTGCCGGCGGCACGGTCACGGTCCGCACCCGGCGCTCGACGATGGCGGAGGTCGAGGTCGCCGACACCGGGGTCGGCCTGGCCGGGGATGACGTCGAGCGGGTCTTCGAGCGCTTCTACCGCGCGCCCGGGCAGCTGCGCCGGTCCGCCGGGTCGGGCATCGGGCTCACCATCGCGCGCGGGATCGCGCGTGCCCACGGTGGTGACGTCACAGCGGCCTCGGCGGGTCTCGGCACCGGAGCGACGTTCACCCTGTCCCTGCCCTGTCGCGACTGA
- a CDS encoding response regulator translates to MTRILVVDDEPPIRTVLRGYLEAEGFVVSEAADGAAALAELRAGSAEPVDLVLLDVMMPGMDGLEVLRRLRTVADTYVILVTARSEEVDKLVGLGVGADDYVTKPFSPREVTARVKSVLRRRRDGTTGDDPRLRFDELTVDPIGREITVDGAPVRLTALEFDLLHALVRAPGRVFSRAQLLEQVWGNDFYGDERVVDVHIRNLRAELGDDATDPHLIATVRGVGYKFIGRPR, encoded by the coding sequence ATGACGAGAATCCTCGTCGTGGACGACGAGCCACCGATCCGGACCGTGCTGCGCGGCTACCTCGAGGCGGAGGGCTTCGTGGTGTCGGAGGCCGCGGACGGGGCCGCCGCGCTCGCCGAGCTGCGCGCCGGCTCGGCCGAGCCGGTCGACCTGGTGCTGCTGGACGTGATGATGCCCGGCATGGACGGCCTGGAGGTCCTCCGCCGCCTGCGGACCGTCGCCGACACCTACGTCATCCTGGTCACCGCGCGCAGCGAGGAGGTCGACAAGCTGGTCGGGCTCGGCGTCGGCGCGGACGACTATGTCACCAAGCCGTTCAGCCCGCGTGAGGTCACCGCCCGGGTGAAGTCCGTGCTGCGTCGCCGACGCGACGGAACCACCGGCGACGATCCGCGCCTGCGGTTCGACGAGCTGACCGTCGACCCGATCGGGCGGGAGATCACGGTGGACGGCGCGCCCGTGCGGCTGACGGCCCTCGAGTTCGACCTCCTTCATGCCCTGGTGCGGGCCCCGGGCCGGGTGTTCTCGCGGGCGCAGCTGCTCGAGCAGGTGTGGGGCAACGACTTCTACGGCGACGAGCGGGTCGTCGACGTCCACATCCGCAATCTCCGGGCCGAGCTCGGCGACGACGCGACCGACCCGCACCTCATCGCGACCGTGCGCGGCGTCGGCTACAAGTTCATCGGACGGCCCCGGTGA